The Anaerolineales bacterium region AGAGGCGGCGAGTGGAAAAAGCCTGCTGGAGGTCGAAGGAAATATCGGCATGGTATTAGCCGATCTTGTGAATTCCTTTGAACTTGCCTCCCATGAACAATCCCTTGTGTTGGGACCGCAACTCTTCGAGGAAATGCAGGACATCCTTTACAAGCCGTCCCGCAACTAAGCGACAGCCAGCCCGGTCTGGCTCTGCTAATCCAATACCATTCCCCAAATAACAAGAACTACCATGAAGGAAGATCATGAAAACAATTAAACGTGCTGTGCTATATGCAAGAGTCTCCAGTGATGATCGCGGCAAGGAGGGACGTAATCTGGCGGGACAATTGGAAATGTGCCGGGATTTTGCACTCGACAATGGATGGCAAATCGTTGCAGAATTATCCGAGGATGACCGTGGCGCATCTGGCGCTTCATTTGAGTTGCCCGAGCTTAATCGCGCACGCGAAATGGCGCAAAAGGGAGAGTTTGATGTGTTGGTGGTTCGTGAGATTGACCGTCTCAGCCGTAAGCTTGCGAAGCAACTTATTGTTGAAGAGCAATTGAACCGGGCCGGTGTCGAAGTTGTTTATGTTCTAGCCAGCTACGAGAACTCGCCGGAAGGGCGTTTGAACAAGCATATTCGTGCGACTATCGCTGAATATGAACGTGAAAAAATTGCCGAACGCATGGTTCGCGGAAGGCGGCAGGTGGTCAAAAACGGAAAAATCATGCTTCACGGAAATAAACCCCCATTTGGGTATCGCTTATCAGAAGACGGTAAAAATTTGGTGATTCATGAAGAGGAGGCAGCAGTCGTACGGTTGGTTTTCAGGTTTTATGTTGAGGGCGACGAACGTGGAAAGCGTCTGTCTGCACGTGATATTGCCAAAAGATTGACCGCAATGAAAGTTCCCACCTGGGCGGATATTCGCGGGATGTTCAAAAAGCGCGGAAAAGGAGAATGGTCCGGGAGGTTGGTCATGCGGATTTTGGGTTCAGAAACATATGCAGGTCATTGGCATTATGGAAAGCGTAACACTTTCGGAGGTTACCACCCGAATAACCCCCGCGAATGGTGGCTGTCCTTTGATGTACCAGCGATTGTCTCCGAGGATATATGGAAACGTGCTCAAATTCAACGAAAGTTGAACACCAGTGAATCACTTCGCCATATAAAGAGAGAGTATTTACTTCGGAGTCGGGTTAGGTGTGGTTTGTGCAAAAGTAGCGTCAATTGTTATGCTACTCGACCGAGCGGTAAGGAACTTAAATATTATCTTTACTATCGCTGCAATGGCTATATGGGGAACATAGTCGATGTCGAGTGTAACCTTCCGAGTTTTCGAGTTGATATTGTTGACCAA contains the following coding sequences:
- a CDS encoding recombinase family protein, translating into MKTIKRAVLYARVSSDDRGKEGRNLAGQLEMCRDFALDNGWQIVAELSEDDRGASGASFELPELNRAREMAQKGEFDVLVVREIDRLSRKLAKQLIVEEQLNRAGVEVVYVLASYENSPEGRLNKHIRATIAEYEREKIAERMVRGRRQVVKNGKIMLHGNKPPFGYRLSEDGKNLVIHEEEAAVVRLVFRFYVEGDERGKRLSARDIAKRLTAMKVPTWADIRGMFKKRGKGEWSGRLVMRILGSETYAGHWHYGKRNTFGGYHPNNPREWWLSFDVPAIVSEDIWKRAQIQRKLNTSESLRHIKREYLLRSRVRCGLCKSSVNCYATRPSGKELKYYLYYRCNGYMGNIVDVECNLPSFRVDIVDQLVWNWVKDLLTKPGVLEHGLAEYQEGREHFCAPIRDRLIVLEDLWQVSKTQLDRVLDLYISGQVQRELLIDKKQQLEATLAALEKERDELNLNLESEALSDNEIRQIVEFAAHIAEGLEPGDESFEDRRRIIELLDVRASFTVEDNQKYVDVWCFLGRNKLSIGDPTSRSAARARNCPRCSARTRRRPHRTYHRVPSREAREEMI